The genome window actttgccctcaaagaaaaccacagtcctgtcttttttgtatcttgattctaatttcgccattgaccaccaatcagcaGCTACACCcaatttttcaagctcttgtttgtcctttatcttctgttctttagttaacagattttcatatgtggtcaaaattcctttctggttcaggacTTTTAATATAAACGCTTCTATAGGcaccacccacaatgggattttcttataggtttgtgcttggaatttttgccatactGTCCCTAGGGCCTTCCTGAGGATGTGTTCCCCAAAATGTGAGTGTTCCTTATgtttcccataccatacatatgcgtgccatcccatctttagatcatgtccctccagtttcataagtctttgattttctaaggttatccattctttaatccaggtcataGCACAGGCCTTATAATATAGTAACCAATTCGGTAGACccactccccccttttctttcaaatctcgtagcaatttaagttttattcttggcttcttaggTTTCCAAAGAAAATTTGATGCTAAGCTGTCCAAGTCCTTAAATTACTTAAAGTTCAGTAGTATTGGGAGATTTTGGAATAAGAATGAAAGTTTTGgtaagatcatcatttttattgttgatattcttcccatgaatgagagttgtagtttgcTCCATTCCTCAAGATCTTTCTGAATTTCTTCCTGTATTGCTAAatagttttctttcattaaattgcttggttttttggtgataaccactcctaagtatttaatttttttcaccgcCTCAAAATTGGAGTTCTGTGCTAATTTTtcaacatcttctttctttatgtttttgtcataaattttgttttttgataatttacTTTAAATCTGGCCACCTGTACAAATTCTTCTATGACTTTCAGTAACCCTTCAAGATTTTCCAAAGGATTTTCTAGTATTATCGCCAGGTCATCCGCATACGCTTGTAACTTTAATTCTTCTCCTCtaattttaagtcctttaattgCCTCGTTGTCTCTAATCTGTCTGTTAAGTATTTCCAATACTAAAATGAATAGTAAGGGGGATAGTGGGCATCCTGTAtattcaatctgtatatttccagttaAGTTACCATTGACTTTTATCTTGAGACAGTGGTGGTgtttcaaggtggtaaggtattccttgactatttgtttatcaatctccagctgcaatcctgtcccctccacttgcacttcacatttgtctggaggtgcATAGCctgtcctatgggaaaagacAGAGCCAAGATAGGacttgagcacctctgccttttctttctcatgtgttatcatttttccatctccattgggTAGCTGtgccattatttattttctttgtctttcattTCGCACACAGCTGAAGattgctttttattgcttttagtttctctagctaatctcagctTTTGATGGCCCAATGCAgaggaattgtttgtagttgttcttctagaatttcttttttttaaagaaactcccacccttcctggactccttttcttgttaggatctcctgccatgggaccctatttatccttgttctgagattattaaaattggctttttaaaaattcagtgtatgtgtgtggccacactctgctttttttttttttaatcaagaattctagaacaTGGTCGCTCTCACTCAGAGTTCTCCTCACTGCCTCTcactccaccaagtcatctctattggttagaatcaagtcaaagaTAGTTAGTCGTCAAATAACTTATCATAAGGTTAAATGTAAAGAAATAGGATACAGCAAGGTGTGATCAATAACAAACTATAAAACAGGAGAACGGAACAGTAATTAGGTATGATTAGGGCTGAGTCAGGACACTGTTTCTGAACAGCACTGGAATCACAGTGAGACAAAAGCTAGTGGCAGGGATATCTCAGCTATTTATTAAAAGGAAAGGCACAAGGCAGGGGATGGAAGCAGCCTTTTTTATTGTTGGCTTAAAATTGTGAAAACGGTTTCATATCATGAAACTATTTAAATTATTCCAGTGAAATTACACATGGagggtcattttaaaaataaaattttaaaaaatatataagctAGCATTCAGAATTATATAGTaaaaataatctgaattctttatAAATTAACATTCAGCTGAATGTAATTATTTTGTTAGGCAGGTCACTGAACTCCAAAGTACAGCAAACACTACTCCATCATCTCTCTGTGAAAGAATCATTTCAGAATGTGTAGAATTGTATACTGAGGTAGATTTTGCTTCTCTTTTGTTACCGTTGAATCGGGGGAGAAAAGTGACTTCAGAatacacactgaagacaatccaGCAAGTGGGATGCATTGTAGCTCCATGAGTCCGAGAAGATTCACACCTGCCTAACATCTGTGATTATATTTATTGTCGAAGCATGGTGAAAACAGCCCCTAAGAATGTCTGCAGAAAGCCTTGATCTAAAAAAATCAACCATCTTCTTTCCTCGTGAACAGGGGCACaattagctgaaattctgttcctgAGCACAGTTAGTTGCAACTATAGTAGgttcattaaatcaatggaacttgtggagaggttgactcaccaagtctccactgattcagcaggcctGTTCTACTTATGACTTcagctaagcaagaggatttcaggaAACATCTCTTACATTCCTACTCTATCAAAACATAGAGTAGCTATATGAATTTTGATTTTGCATGATGCATCGTGGTTATCAAAGCTTCTGATTAAACAGGTATTGTGCTACAGTCTATCTCAGATTATCGGATTATTCAAAttaatgtaattattttttttataaaaaataaaatggctagCCATCACTGACACCTCCAAATTGGTGGCTCTCAAATCAGATACCTAAAAATGAAGATTGTGCAAGGTAGCAGTTCTTGTAAAGTATATTCAATGAAGTGACTAAATCAGCCATTTTCTACCTCTTTTTTTTGGCCAAGGCCATAAAGacgatatgaaagaaatataggccaaatcagaatTCTGTTAGTGgcataaggtggtatgtgaagaattatttccagtctgtggcccccttcaaatgatCAGTTCCACAAATGATTCTACTAAATGATTTAGTATGAATGCAGTTCCACAAAGCTGCTTTTCTGTGTAAGGCACAGAATTGTTGAGTCCAGGTTAGAACTAttcttttttggttttctttcGGATGCTGCCACATTTTCGACAGCAAAATGTGCAGCATTTTACAACAATGAACACAAAAAGTGCTATACAGACGATCAAGAAGGCGATGACATCCAGGCTGTGATACTGATACCATGTCAGGTCATGTGCAGCTACTCTCAAGTGCTTGGCACTTTTGTGGCGCATGACAAACTCAATCCAAAAGACAGCCCGGTCCAATGGCTTTATGGGTTGGTCATGATGGATCTGCGATATTCGAACTGCATTTTCCTTGTATCTGGaggaatggggtggggagagacatgAAAGCAAATTGAACAGAGAAAGGAATTGCTTCCACAGTAGGCAATGCTAAATCTCAGCCTAGAAGTCCTTAAATACAGGATGTGACCCAGATGCAAGATTGCTTAGTGGTTTTCAATCATTGTCCAAACTAGCTTAATACTAACATGACATCTGGTTAATCGAGATCAATTTTTGGTCCACTTTGAACAACATTTCCATACCAATGTACCAAATGCTTCAAGGGGCTTGGAGGATGACATTAGAGAAGAAGGCTGTTCATGATATTCCTTTGACACTACAGCATGCCTTCATATGAATAAGTGCCATACTTTTGAAGCAAATAGTCTATACTGTCATACTTAGGAAAAATCCCAAAGCCATTGTCATGAGCATGGCTGGGAACACATGAACATCCAAATGATGGACTTCCAGTGTTCATCAGCTGTAGCCATCCTGTCAAGTGGTGAGAAGCcattgcagttcaacaacatctggagagccacacaccATCGTGTGGCTGAAAACTAATTGTGTTACTCATTTCTTTGCTGTGAAAATCCGAATGACTCAATGGTAACTTCATTAAAACCAAAGGCTCCGTGTAATAGCCATAATTGTAAGAAGCTTTGCAGTTTTGGGGGGGAATATTAGCTGGACTAAATATGAATAGAGTTTAAAGGTCCAGGACAAGACTCAAGGTAGAAGATGCTAGGTTGaagcaaagataaaataaaaattaatgcacGAAATCTAAAAGAAATAGACAGTGGTAGTGTGATTGTGGCAAGGAAACAACAGTAGCGGGGAATGGGCTTGGCCAGAGCCCCTGACTACTATATcgtgaaaagcaaaacaaaaaaagaaacaaacaaaaaaacaaccagtaaagtgtgctgtttatataccaccccatagaacttaaagctctctctggacagtgtacaatttaattatacaggctacacattgcctccccccacaTGTCATGAGTTGTGAAGAGTCCTGAGCCATGTTTTGCTTTTCCAGAGCTGCTTGGAGCATTTAGTTCTAGATATGAAATAAAAAGATTTGATATTGCACTTCCAGAGGGGAATGGGGAATCGACTTACGTGGCATTGTGAATGACAGTATTCACAGCATCTACCAAATCTTTCGCCGTCATTGTGTGGATATTCAGCTCAACAGCCATTCCCTTTGCCTTCATGTGGCCAATGTTATCAGGCTGGTCAGCAAACATGGGGATCCCAACCATGGGAATTCCATGGTGAATTGCCTCATAAACCCCATTTGTTCCACCATGTGTTATAAAGGCTTTGGTCTTGGGGTGCCCTTAAATCGGATGATGAAAAATATGATTACTATTTtcttattatattaaaaataggtTATCATAACTAGTGAACTGttatatccatatatatatatgtatataaatataactGACATATAAATCTTGAAGATGACTCTTATACAGGAACTGCAGAGTGCTGTGAACAAGATCAGTTCACTGTTGAGTCTGCAGCTTCCCATTAAAGTTGGCCAACCAGTACCATACCTTTACCAGCTAAAATGCTCCCAGGAACACAGGGCCTTGACCCTTCCTACATGCAACATCATTCTATCGGCATTGGTGTATGGAAGATTCAATGGGATCTCCTACAGCGAGATGTGTTGCTGCTGTGAGCCAGGTGGAGTGGAGTCACTCTCTCACATGATTCTGTATTGTTCATTCTATGCAGATCCCTGTAGAAGACCCATGTGTGTCAAAGAAGAGGGGGCACTGGGGTTGTGACACATTGAGTTATATCCTGTCAACAGGAAAGTCAGCGAAAGTGGAGAACATGGTGGCCTTTTTGAATCAGATAGTGAGGAGCAGCAGACTGAGATTTAATGAATTTGTAGATCTAGTTAACTAACAGTCTGTTGTTTTGCATATGGAACTGTTTCGTATGTACCAATAAAGGGTTTTGCTTGATTGATCTAGAAAGTTGTCTGAAAGTAAACTTTTGATCTTGAATGATCACAGAAAGAGCTTCATAAAATAAAGGTATTCAGATAGTGAATGGTTTAAAATGCAGTTTATCAAATATGTGTTCTTTTAAGGTGTCCTTTGAGTAGCCTTTTACGGTTTGGGGCACTGTTATTTGTTGGACCACCATTCCCTCAAAACATTGGCCTGCACCATTTCTTCTTTACAGGCTTTGCTTCGCCAAGTCACTACACAAAGAGAGCAAAAAGACTGTCACGAGAAATTGTGCCTTCTCAGCAGTGACCCCATCCCTATGGAGTGGGCTCCTAGTAGAAGTACATCAGGTCTCCTCCCTTTGATTTTTTAAGAAGATGCAAGAGACTGGTTGTTTCAAGAGGTATTCAAGTACATTGCTACATAAGTAAATCTTTGTTTATATTCCTTGCTTCACCATCATTTGGGATTTTTTATCTATTATCTTACTTAGAGATGCTTAATGTTTGTGTATTGGGTGGAAGGGCTTTGTTGTACTGTCTTGTTGGAAACCGCTTAGACTCGTGCTTTGCACCAAATCAGCAGAATATAAATTCATAGAATAACTAACTTAATAAATTGCTTCTCCTTCAGAAAAATTCTCATTATCTATATTCCACTTTCCATAGGTCATTCCAAGttcatacctcccccccccccaaaaaaatggaaGCATATATTAATTCTAGGCTCAATACTGACAAATgaatggtggtttgttttttgtttttgcattaccAGCATTTTGAATCTAGAATGACTACAGCAGCCCAGAGATTCTAGGAAGCGCACGTCCTGGGAGGCCAATGAAAACAGAAGTTGGTGGCAGTCAAGAGGTCAACAGGAGGAACAGACTGAAGgcgttttttttttacacttaagCAAATCTGACAGTTTTTCCTTCTCCCACATTTGAACATCAGTGAACTTAAATTCTCGCTGTAGGAAAATGTCTCTCACCAAGAAGATCATTTTGTGGAATCCATTCATAAACCCTAGTATTGGCTCCCAGTTTTTCTGGCCTTTTCCCTTTGTACCGCCAAAtaacctgaaaaagaagaaacacgGGGAAGAATGTTAAAGGTACAAGGCCTCCTGTTTATTTTGCTCAACTTCACAATCATATTTATTTTTGGAGGCTCTTTAACTGCAACTGTATGTTCTAACAGGATTATTTACCTCCACATTATTGGTAGGTACTTAGACAAGTTCTTTCTCaatcattaaatatatataggGTTACATCCAAATGTTAacatccatatttatttattaaaattatattctacctttccacccaaataaataaatcaatgtgCAAGCTAATATAGCAACCCTTTGGAGTGCGACTTTGGCCATTTGGCTCTAATGTTCTTCCTTatcaacattaggaagaactgaaGGAAGAAGTTAAAAGAACTAAAAACACTGAGCATGATGCATTTGAAGTTGCACAATTAGCAGATTcaattcccattcatttcagtttggTCAGTTTGGCACAGACATAAAGAATCttgcataaaataaaacagacatagtaattttttttctttattagacCTGTTAATTTACAGCAAAAACTTATTATGCAACAGATAGTGTTCGTCAAGATTTCTTAACATACAAcaacagatttcagccagtgagtcaCCTATCTTTTACAGATTacacataaaaataattattttagcaAATTACATCCTGAAAACTGACCTtctgtggaagctggctgagtGCCAGAGCAACCATAGCACTCTTTTCATCAGTGAGGTTTTTAATAATTGAGCCTAGAGAAAACACCACAATACCATGTTCTCCTGAACTTTGGACAAATTTCTCCATCTCCTgttgaaagacagaaagagagctgAGTGACTGATCATAAAGTGGTTTGCTGCTGCAAATGTATACATGGATTATAGTGAGAAGATTTTGGTTGAACAGAAAGGAGTACATGGAAGGAGCTTGTCTCCATTTCTGTAGTCTTGTAAGGATTAGGGAGGATTTTATTGGAGAACAGCAAAAGACTTACAGTACAGATAACCATGTATTTCCTTGTTAGAAATAGGTACATTCACAGGTTACCTTGGTTTCAATGAGatataaattataattataacagaCTTTACCTGGATTGGGGCTTAAATGAGTTGATTAGACCAACATTTTGAGCTGCAAATTTGCATTCTCAGCGCTCATACTAACAGCATGTACACTGCCTGGGTTCTCTATAGTGTTGGAGTTCAAGTGTGAGAAAATATATGCCTCCTCTTTGCAACATTCACACCTCCTCACCTCTCCTTTACTATTACTGGGCTTCTCTtctaacagaaaaaaaagcaagtggCACTAAGCTTTCTAGTATTTCTCAAGTggaacaaagttaaaaaaaaaaagaaaacagtgtaGGCATTTTCCATCACACAGCGATTGTATGAATCAGTGTGCAGTAATAAATACTTATCATTTGGCTAGGCTGCTACATTGGGTCAGGctggagcaggctaaatagggtcaatTCAGTTGATTAGAAGTaagatatgccatttggtgtgatccttgcatctacCTGACATATATTTGACCCACCTcttcagagggaaagaaaaacaaaagaaaatgaactaCAAATTCCCCTCGTTGCCCCCTTCTCTGTCCACCTCCTTCTAGAGAAagatttaataattaaaaaaaaatctttgaggtACAGTTTGTCATTGCTGCCCTAGTGGGCTCtaagaaaaacatatttatttcctccctttcctcctatacagaggaacagaggaagtttttaatttcccagtatcaGTAAGTGGCCAAGCtttttgcttaagccacttaataaTAGTAAGAAATTGAACATGGACAGGAAATTCAAAACAACAAGCCATCTGCTTTAGTTCAGATCCCATATGATAGAACCAAACCAAAGTGGGGGCATTCTGCCCACACCTTTAAAAGAGTAGTCCCTGACAGGGATCCCAGAGGTTGTGGCCAGGAATGCTCTGTGGACAGGATGGTTCATGCTGGCACTTGAGTTGCcaccaggaaaaagaaaggaataactCATCCACAGAACGGACAGCAGGACAAATCCACCTGTAGTTGCACCCTTAAACTGATTTCTTTACTCGTGGTAAGTCACTGCTGAAAATTGTACTGATGAAGTAAACACTGGTGAAAAAATACAATAGGATTCTAACCTATAATTATTAACAACAAAGTTGTTTCACACTCTGGAATTTTTTCATGTCTGCCCCCATTTGAGAGCTAACGGTTGAATGACAGAGAATGTGAAAGAGATAGCCATGTTCTTAGCTATGCTGTCTAGAGTATTTACGATTTCTCTGCAGCTATATAAAGTATAGCCAGTGTAGCTCGAGCACAGCCCTTTTTCTTcatagaaagaaaaggaaattctgaGGAAGGTTTTTTGTGAGGAAACTCTGAGACTGAGCGAAAGATTCAAGAGAGGAAAGCGACAGAGGACAACATAGAGGAGCGTAGGTTCATTATCATGTCCCCTACTGGGGGCTTTGAGGTAAGTAGGCACAGCTCTTGTGCCAGCATCTGGCTGGTTCTCCTGGCAACCACAACTGGTACAGCTGACCCCTCCCACATactccccccctccacccttCCTGCTTCACACTTACATCAGGGGGCAGCTTGTCATGAACCACAATTCTTTGCCCAGATATGAAGGAGCATTGGACATAGAATTATTAAAAGGGAGGTAGAAAAATCACCTCCTCAAACAATATGCTGTTTCACAAATGAACTCTGAGCATTCAGAAATCAGAACTTTGGATCATGATTATCTCAACTCCTGGATGAAATCTGTTTGCCCCACTTCACTTCTGTTGCACAAGCTTCAATGGAAAGCCaagctttacattgcaaagggcAATCTGAATGACAACATCCAAGGCAATAGTCAATATATCAGAGATGAGCATGAGCCAGCAAAGCAGTGGTTcattgtggttcatggttcatttaaGTCCACAAGCCATGAACTTTctgaacttttggaaaaaaatgaatcacagattggtttggtttggtttggaagTTCAGGATCCCTAGAACAACCCCCACCCAGCAATCTCGAGACACGAATATTACATGCAAGCTTCCCCTTACACTCTTCTGCTCCCCCTCCATATTTGGTGATGTTTGGATTTTGGATggccaagttatacacccacaaaacaGGTCGCCCAAGGAAAaagctctttagcagctggcttggggaaaatttCAGCAGTAGTTCATGTCAGGGAATCTGACACAGGGTTTTGCTCATGAGGAGGTGGACTGGGGAGGGACAATGCTCTTTTCCCAAACCCCATGGGCACTCTGAGGTATAGAGACTGTTGTGTGGTCAGCAGGAAGAGGGAAGATGGACAAGGTTCCCCACAAAGGAAGTAATCTGCCACTGGAGATCTGAGCTAACCTGGTTCTGATGTAGAAGGGTTCCTCTGACAAGCAGAAGTagctctgaggtaaaaattgttCCTGTAAATTGGTTTTATACATAAGAACAAACAACTCCCCACAGCCCTTTGAGCCACGTGTTCGGCTGCTTGACTTGCCAATCCAGTAGTCTCTAGGTTCTTCCTCGATTTGAGGGGGAGAAAATTGGCAAACGAATCAAATGCAccaaaaatcttttaaaagttcGTTGGTTCAGTTCATTTCGGTTTGtcactttttaaggagaaagttgtgacataaatattttaaacgaaCAGACAAGCAGACACTGACCCAAACCAATgaaactgctgccattggtgttggaAACATTCAGGCTACTCTTTGCAATgaaaagcttgacatccttttcctTCTGGCAACATGGGTACAACATTGTGCAGCCCATATCAGACCATTTCTTGCCTTTGGAATCATAGATATACATGCACAATGTCCTACAGCCATaagctggagggttttttttttaaaaaaagaattgaatacaaGAAACGGCTGACTTGATCATTACCAGGTGAATTGCAGAAAATTACCTCAGGCAGCGGCTTTGCTGGCTTGCAGTGCAAGCCCCCCACAAATTCAAAATTTGGCAGAAGAGGCCGTGGAAATTCAAAGTCCCAGTAGGTTCGGATTAGCCACATCTCTGCTTTACCCATGGTTTCACACAAGGTTGTGGGCCTCCCTACAAATGAAGAGGATTAAATTCAACTTGATTCTCTTTTGCACAAGAAAAACCTATTTCCAAAAGtgaaaattgattcatttattAAGTTTTCAGTGCTataatatataccatattttttgaaataaaaaggagtTGTGATCCAGAACAGCAGGAATACTTAATGGCTTCACAAATATCTATATCACACATCAGAGAATTAGCAGCAGATCCTGGATGAGTTTTCATTCACAGGCAAATCGGAAGTTGCTGTTGCATAAAGTTTGAATGGGGGGGGAGAAGCCTTCTCTGGAGAAAAAACAACCCTTAGCTGAAAAAGAAATCTCTTAGTAAAAGAATTTATGTGTGTAACAGTGGCAACATGTTCAATTCATATTTCTAATGTCCAGCACATGGCCACTACATTATATTTTCTATGTGCAAAAATACGTAGAATTAGACAGGCTACATACACTTtgaaacacagagagaaataaaatacacatcTCTAGGCATAGTAAAGTTGAAGAATGGGTTATTGAGGGCCAGTGTATAGAGCAAGTTAGAACATTTAACTtgggaaataaaaaacaaatacatgGGTATTGTCTTCTCACGTATCGTCTCCTGGTCTCACCACAGACAAGTTGCAGGTGGCTAATAATATAAGCAAAGTTCTTGgacgataccactatgtccagggtgggcagttcatccctgctgctcgaCAGATAGTTAAGTATAAAATTCTTGCGCAGCTCCTGTATGCTACTGCAATTTGGATAGTTTCAATCCCTCAGTTGAAATTCGCTGCAACTCTAGTCGCTATGCCAAGATGTGTATGTTCCGCTGCCTTGCGTTTAGAGGCTGGCCTTCaatcggtggaatgtcaagcttgGCTCTATGAATTctgattctggttgaaggtggtatatgctcccacaaTCAGTGGGTGCTTACACTGTCTACAAAAAAAATGTCTTTaccagctcatggcataagggatttacaGAAAAATTATAACATTTAGGTCTCTATagacttctttctgagtcagccttatgacACTACCAAATCAATGCTTGTACAatgcattaaagacatagatctccagtattcACTAGCATGTACAGACAGGACCTGTTCACTAatgtactttggtttaaattttaacctTCCCAAGTCAGCAAATTACTTATACCAAATCACAGTACCAAGGTATCactttgtcttctcaagggctaggtttaatttctttccctcagccttgttaaaaggacATTTTAATAACATgccttatggagaaaggatatgcccctgtgaggaagaaacagttgagtccttggcacacaccattctagaatgtagcttGTATAGGTTTGAACATATCTGTTACCTCTACTCAATAATATGTAAATATACTGGTATacctcccacagactacctgaagtttctgctatTGGGAGAGAATGAATTAATAACACAGttggtggctaagtttttattctcagttttaagaatttgtaaaatgttatattaagaaaacctgactcaagttttatactgctgatatgttacaacaacttacttattctgtatatcttgtgttatgtttttatctttgaatttttgGGTCTATGACTGTATAATACAATTTAACTAACTTAACTAAGTAACATCTAAGTCTAATTTATCCCC of Pogona vitticeps strain Pit_001003342236 chromosome 6, PviZW2.1, whole genome shotgun sequence contains these proteins:
- the LOC110071677 gene encoding UDP-glucuronosyltransferase 2A2-like isoform X3 — its product is MGKAEMWLIRTYWDFEFPRPLLPNFEFVGGLHCKPAKPLPEEMEKFVQSSGEHGIVVFSLGSIIKNLTDEKSAMVALALSQLPQKVIWRYKGKRPEKLGANTRVYEWIPQNDLLGHPKTKAFITHGGTNGVYEAIHHGIPMVGIPMFADQPDNIGHMKAKGMAVELNIHTMTAKDLVDAVNTVIHNATYKENAVRISQIHHDQPIKPLDRAVFWIEFVMRHKSAKHLRVAAHDLTWYQYHSLDVIAFLIVCIALFVFIVVKCCTFCCRKCGSIRKKTKKE